The stretch of DNA GCGCTGGGCGGCGTCCTCGGCGAAGGGGAGGTAGGCGTCGGCGATGGTGTGCAGGCGGACCCGCGGCAGGCCCAGGTCGAAGACGGTGCCGACCTGTCGCCAGGCGTTGGCGTGGGTGGTGCCGGCCATTCCGGCACCGATGACGGCGACTGACAGGGGAGTGGTGCTCATGGTTGCCTCGGGTGTCCTCATTGACGAGCGGGTGACTGGTTGAAGCATGTGCTCACATGAATTCACGCGCGTGAACTCATGACTTCAGTCTGCGTTCGTGTGGTGGTGATGTCAACCGTTGAGGAGAACTTCATCCTGACAAAGGAGGCCGTTCTGAGGGGCGGGCGGAGAGGCTGGGACCGTGGTCCCCGGTCGGGGAGACGACTCATGGTGCCCTCGCTGTCCGACGTCGGGCGGCGCGGGAGCCGGTTCCGCGCTGGGTGGGGTGGTCGTCACCGATGAAACGTGCGATGCCAGGCTTGCCGCCGGTTCCTCGCTGGGGGCGGTCGTCAGCGTCCCAAGGAGGAGGCTCGGGTGACCAGCTCGGGCTCCAGGATCACACTGCGGGCCTCGGTTCCGGTGTCCGGTCCGTCGTCGGGCGCGAGCCCGGCGCGGCGGCACACCAGGTCCACTGCGTGCTCGCCCAGGAGGTCCTCGGGCTGGTCGATGCTGGTCAGGGAGAACTCCTCGCGCAGGGCCAGGTAGGTGTTGTCGTAGGAGGCCAGGGCGACGTCGGCCCCGGGCTCACGGCGGCTCTCGCGCAGGACGGGCACGGCGTCGATGGCCAGGACGTCGTTGTGCACGACCAGACCCAGCGGCTCGGGATGATCGTGCAGCGCGGCCCGGGTGGCGGGGCCGGCGTCCTCGCCGCAGCTGCGCACCTCGAAGGCCAGCCCGGCGGTCTCAGCCGCCCGGACCAGCGAGTGCTCACGGTCGTGACGGGAGGCCGCGTCGGTCAGGCGCGGGCCGATGTAGCAGATGGTGCGCATACCCAGGTCCGCCAGGTGGTCGACGAGGAGGCGGGCGGCGGCCTGCTCGTCGACCCGCACGGAGTCGACCCGCCCGCCGGGACTGCGCCGCCCGACGACGCACACGGGCACCTCCTCGCCGATGGCCAGCAGGTCCTCACCGGGCAGCCAGGGCGAGACGAGCACGATGCCCGCAACACGGACGCCGAGCAGGCTCTCGATGGCCTGGTGCAGGACCTCCGGCTGGTCGGAGCCGACCGTGACGAACAGGGTGAGGCCGCGCTGCGCGGCCGCCCGGCCCAGGCAGGCCGCGACCTGCTCGAAGAAGGCGTTGCGCAGGTTGGGCAGCACCAGGCCGATGATGCTCGAGCGCTTGCGGGCCAGCGAGGAGGCCGAGACGTTGACCCGGTAGCCGAGGGAGGCGGCCACCTCCTCGATGCGCTCGCGGGTGCCGGCGGCGACCTTGGGGGAGCCGCTCAGGGCCAGGGAGACCAGGCTGCGCGAGACCCCGGCGGCGCGTGCGACGTCGCTCTGGGTGGCGGCATGAGCCTTGGTCACCGTCTCCTCCTGCTTCCTCCAGTGCCGGGCCGTCTACTGCGGGGCGTGCTCACGTACGCGCCCGAGTACTGCGCAGGCTACAGGCTGACGGGCCGCGTCAAGGGTGAGCCGGAGCGGTGTGCAGCAGTGCCGCGAGCCCGGAGATACCGAGGATGATGAGCCCCGCCGTGGGCAAGGTCGTGGTGAGCGGGTAGACC from Actinomyces sp. Marseille-P3109 encodes:
- a CDS encoding LacI family DNA-binding transcriptional regulator encodes the protein MTKAHAATQSDVARAAGVSRSLVSLALSGSPKVAAGTRERIEEVAASLGYRVNVSASSLARKRSSIIGLVLPNLRNAFFEQVAACLGRAAAQRGLTLFVTVGSDQPEVLHQAIESLLGVRVAGIVLVSPWLPGEDLLAIGEEVPVCVVGRRSPGGRVDSVRVDEQAAARLLVDHLADLGMRTICYIGPRLTDAASRHDREHSLVRAAETAGLAFEVRSCGEDAGPATRAALHDHPEPLGLVVHNDVLAIDAVPVLRESRREPGADVALASYDNTYLALREEFSLTSIDQPEDLLGEHAVDLVCRRAGLAPDDGPDTGTEARSVILEPELVTRASSLGR